One genomic region from Pyxicephalus adspersus chromosome 1, UCB_Pads_2.0, whole genome shotgun sequence encodes:
- the MTNR1B gene encoding melatonin receptor type 1B, whose translation MYGNAFVVSLAFADLVVALYPYPLVLVAIFKNGWALGEMHCKVSGFVMGLSVIGSIFNITGIAINRYCYICHSFVYDKLFTAWNTMFYVCLIWALTVLATVPNFFVGSLEYDPRIYSCTFVQTASSSYTITVVVIHFIVPITVVTFCYLRIWILVIQVRRKVKSETKPRMKQSDFRNFLTMFVVFVIFAFCWAPLNFIGLAVAINPAEMAPKIPEWLFVVSYFMAYFNSCLNAVIYGLLNQNFRKEYKRILMSLWMPRLFFQEISRGGTECPKSKPSPALNNNEQVKTDTV comes from the coding sequence GTAATGCCTTTGTAGTAAGCCTGGCTTTCGCGGACCTTGTTGTGGCCTTGTATCCCTACCCATTAGTACTAGTggctatttttaaaaatggatggGCCCTTGGAGAAATGCATTGCAAAGTCAGTGGATTCGTCATGGGCTTGAGTGTTATTGGATCCATTTTCAACATTACAGGGATTGCTATTAACCGGTACTGCTATATTTGCCACAGTTTTGTCTACGACAAACTCTTCACTGCATGGaatacaatgttttatgtgtGCCTCATTTGGGCTCTCACTGTTCTGGCTACTGTTCCCAACTTTTTTGTTGGGTCATTGGAGTACGATCCTCGCATCTATTCTTGCACATTCGTTCAGACTGCAAGTTCCTCATACACCATCACTGTGGTGGTTATCCATTTCATTGTGCCGATCACTGTGGTGACCTTTTGCTATCTCCGCATCTGGATATTGGTGATCCAAGTTAGGCGAAAGGTTAAGTCAGAAACAAAACCAAGAATGAAACAAAGTGACTTCAGGAACTTTCTTACAATGTTTGTAGTGTTTgtgatttttgctttttgctggGCCCCTCTGAACTTCATTGGCTTAGCTGTAGCCATAAACCCTGCAGAGATGGCCCCTAAGATCCCAGAGTGGTTGTTTGTTGTAAGCTACTTCATGGCTTATTTCAACAGTTGCCTTAACGCGGTTATATATGGACTGCTTAATCAAAACTTTCGGAAAGAATACAAAAGGATTTTAATGTCACTGTGGATGCCCAGACTGTTTTTTCAGGAAATCTCAAGAGGGGGAACAGAATGCCCCAAAAGCAAACCATCTCCCGCCCTGAACAATAATGAACAGGTGAAAACAGATACTGTTTAA